In one window of Nicotiana tabacum cultivar K326 chromosome 12, ASM71507v2, whole genome shotgun sequence DNA:
- the LOC107819615 gene encoding scarecrow-like protein 1 codes for MSLVRSVRTIGNGKLYFPNDHNDNSGLSTSMFTKNARGIMYATESSSTDSYDPKYLLDSPSPSEELLNISPSEVSGNPFHPRHSSSFQPSRDYDACQVRYDCEDIVSQRPDSLQYNDGRVTLKLQELERVLFDDNEVDGDDVFARGQCMDIDDEWFSKIGTVLLHDSPKESTSADSNISSSSSYKEISVTAPQTPKQMLFSCAAAIQDGNIEQASSMINELRQMVSIQGEPLERTAAYMVEALAARMATSGKGLYKALKCKEALFSERLSAMQVLFEVCPYFRFGFMAANGAILEAFKDEKRVHIIDFDINQGSQYYTLLQTLASMPGKPPHLRLTGVDDPESIQRAIGGLNVIGLRLEELAKDLKIPFEFQAVASNTALVTPAMLNCHPGEALIVNFAFQLHHMPDESVSTVNQRDQLLRMVKSLNPKLVTVVEQDMNTNTTPFLQRVAEVHNYYSAVFESLDATLSRDSQERVNVERQCLARDIINIVACEGEERIERYEVAGKWRARMMMAGFTPSPISRNVYDSIQNLIKQYSERYKAKEEAGALHFGWEDKSLIVASAWK; via the coding sequence ATGTCTTTAGTTAGATCTGTAAGAACAATTGGAAATGGGAAACTCTACTTTCCAAATGATCACAACGACAACTCTGGCTTGTCAACATCCATGTTCACCAAAAATGCACGTGGGATTATGTATGCAACCGAGTCTAGCAGCACAGACAGTTATGATCCCAAGTATTTGCTCGACTCTCCTTCACCTTCAGAAGAACTTCTAAACATATCACCTTCAGAAGTCTCCGGGAATCCATTTCACCCGAGGCATTCGTCTTCTTTCCAGCCATCAAGAGACTATGATGCGTGTCAGGTTAGATATGATTGTGAAGACATTGTCAGTCAAAGGCCAGATTCATTACAATACAATGACGGAAGGGTCACACTGAAGCTACAAGAACTTGAGAGGGTACTTTTTGACGATAACGAAGTTGATGGGGATGACGTATTTGCTCGTGGCCAGTGTATGGACATAGATGATGAATGGTTTAGCAAAATCGGAACTGTGTTGCTTCATGACTCTCCTAAGGAGTCTACATCCGCAGATTCTAATATCAGTAGCAGTAGTAGCTACAAGGAAATATCTGTAACTGCTCCACAAACTCCAAAGCAGATGCTTTTTAGTTGTGCTGCTGCTATTCAAGATGGAAACATTGAACAAGCATCGTCGATGATTAATGAGCTGAGGCAAATGGTCTCTATCCAAGGCGAACCTCTTGAAAGGACTGCAGCTTACATGGTTGAAGCTCTTGCGGCCCGAATGGCTACATCCGGCAAAGGTCTTTATAAAGCTCTAAAATGTAAAGAAGCGCTCTTTTCTGAAAGACTGTCTGCAATGCAGGTCCTCTTTGAAGTATGTCCGTACTTCAGGTTTGGTTTTATGGCGGCAAATGGTGCAATCCTAGAGGCTTTTAAAGATGAGAAAAGAGTTCACATCATAGATTTTGACATTAACCAAGGAAGTCAATATTACACTTTATTGCAGACGTTGGCAAGTATGCCTGGTAAGCCGCCCCATTTGAGGTTAACCGGGGTAGACGACCCTGAATCTATTCAACGTGCTATTGGAGGCCTTAATGTCATTGGACTGAGGCTTGAAGAGCTGGCGAAAGATCTCAAGATCCCTTTTGAATTCCAAGCGGTGGCTTCAAACACTGCATTAGTCACCCCGGCAATGTTAAACTGTCATCCTGGCGAAGCTCTTATCGTGAACTTTGCGTTCCAGCTCCATCACATGCCTGATGAAAGTGTATCAACAGTCAACCAGAGAGACCAGCTTCTGCGGATGGTGAAGAGCTTAAATCCGAAGCTGGTAACAGTTGTTGAACAAGATATGAACACTAACACCACCCCATTTCTACAAAGGGTTGCTGAAGTTCACAACTACTATTCTGCTGTATTCGAGTCTCTTGATGCAACTCTTTCAAGGGATAGCCAAGAGAGGGTTAATGTAGAACGGCAATGTCTTGCGCGTGATATTATAAACATTGTTGCCTGTGAGGGAGAGGAGAGAATAGAGCGTTATGAAGTTGCAGGAAAATGGAGAGCTAGGATGATGATGGCTGGGTTCACTCCATCCCCAATTAGTCGAAACGTCTATGACTCGATCCAGAATCTTATCAAGCAATATAGTGAAAGGTACAAAGCAAAGGAGGAGGCAGGTGCACTCCATTTTGGGTGGGAAGACAAGAGCTTGATTGTTGCTTCAGCTTGGAAATAG